A window of Megachile rotundata isolate GNS110a chromosome 11, iyMegRotu1, whole genome shotgun sequence genomic DNA:
CTCGTTACTTAATACTAATGATTTTAAATACATCCTTATTACCTATTTAATATAGCTCCGACGAAGATGAGGAGCTTAGCAAATATAAAGACAGTATTGTGACAAGAGACAGGAAAAGGAAACACGAGATGAAGAAAAaggtttttgatattttttaaatatgcattTCCACAATAATTTTATCtccaaattcatttaatttataacttcTTTTTACTTTTGTCATGTTAGAAaagtaaaaagttaaaaaaggaaaagaaggctaagaaagaaaagaagaagaaacgcaaaaagaagaagaagaaatctGATAGTAGTTCTGACAGTGAATCTGAAGAACTAGAATGGGTAGAAAAGAACGGTGTTAATGACAAAGCAAAGGTTAAGAAGGGATCGAGTTCAGATGACAGTGGCGATGAAAGTGTAGTAGGACCAGTTCAAAAACCACATGTAACATTGTCTGCTAAAGATTTTGGAAAAGCTTTGTTGCCAGGAGAAGGTGCTGCTATGGCTGCGTATGTTGCGGAAGGAAAACGTATACCTAGAAGAGGTGAAATTGGTCTTACATCAGAGGAAATTGCCTCGTATGAATCTGTTGGCTATGTTATGAGTGGCAGCAGGTACCATATGTTTACATatcttatattttaaacaaattgatTGGGTCATAGTGAAGTTTAGtacatgttttaatatttttgtgtgtTTGTAGGCATCGCCGAATGGAGGCTGTTCGTATTCGTAAAGAGAACCAGATTTATTCTGCTGACGAGAAACGAGCATTGGCTATGTTCAGTAAAGAGGAACGACAGAAAAGAGAGAATCTTATCTTGGGACAATTTCGAGAAATGGTTAATCAAAAGTTGGCACAGGAACAGAAAAACAAATGATTTTGTACAAAAggattattttcatttaatatcaTATAATGTATATACAGACTTGATTAcattatatacatgtatgtatacatgtattaaagtatatgtaaatattaattaaaatttattatatttaagttaCTAATTAAAATCAATTGTTTCTATAAAATAACCATAGTTTAGCAATAAACATGTTTGAGTATATAAAGttctattattaattgtcaATGTATCTATACCTTTTGATTACTTTCCCAATCCAACCACCCACCAACGTAATTGTATGCACTAAAACATGAACATGtgttaaataatgaaatatggaAAACAGTGATTCATAATCAACTTATGTTTATGTTAATACTTTTCATATCCAAATTTTTGTAGTTCCTCTTGAACTATACCACTTCTTTTCCCAGATCTACAACTTAGTATAATCTTTGTATCTTTTGAAGGCTTTTTTTTATCGAACCTTTCTTTAAAATCCTGCTCAGAAAGATTCATCAAAGTATTTGAAACTTCTCCCACTATACAAACAGTTAATAATTAGTTCCTGTTTTGACAAATAATATTAAGCTCAAATATTGTAACACACTTGGTATATGAATACTTCCTGGAAGCTTTCCAGTTTCATCGATTTCCTCTTTCTCCCTAACATCAATAATCAAAATACTATCATCTTTTTGAGCTTCTAAAATGTCAGTGTAATTAAGATTAAATGTGCTTGTTTTGCCTTCACTCATGGTTTCTGAATTACTATTAACAACAATGGAAGTTGAAAAGTGCAAAGCTGATTGTACTAGAAAATAACACGTCAAATATATTCTAAACAGCATTATACATTAATGAAACATGTTAATTgaaacaatatacaattttaaaagtatttaacGAGAATCTAAAGTTAAGTGTTAATATCTTTCATTCGGATATATTAAAACAGTTGAACTTTTATTCACTCTTACTAAATACAGTATACTAATAAGTGTGTCAATGTTGTACATATGTTTACCAGGTATAGAGTATGTTTTACACGATGCGGTtgttaataattcattataaataaatgcagTTGAGATATGACGATGCATGTTAAAACGATTAAAAAGTTTAGGTAACCGTTGAATTTTGTTAAATGTCATGATTAATTGTCGGGTATTGGACATTTTTGATCTGTATGCAAGTGTTGTAATTGTTGAAAGACTGATAAATGTTATCTTCAAGTTACTTGAATGAACTATAGTTGATATACGTATGTAAAGATACTGTAAGTCAGTGGCTCCCAAACTTTCTTAGTTGATAGCACCCTTAGAGTATCAATTTTTCTACAGCACCTAAAATCAGAATATTTCTCACAAGCTTTACAAATccaaaattaaacatttcttaAGTTATAAAGTTATAACTTGAATTCCCACTTTTTAAAATAGATAATTTTATGACTGATCTAAAATTAAGTTAGAACCTGTCCTTTGGGAATCCCGGTATTGAATTATTTCGGGGCACCCCTACCGAGTCATTTGAGGGTACCTTGCACAGTTTGAAAACCACTGCCGCTATATTTAAAATAGGCTGCTACTTTGTCAAGTATCATAATATTTACTGTATCGAGCTTTTTACCCGATCTGTTGCTACCATATAATCAAACTATTAGAAATTGATTACAATATGCTTTATATCAACACTGTTGAAATATTAATAGCAACATTGCTGCTAAATTACACTAATGAACACGGCCTaactatttatataaaaatacagtaGTAAAATTCATTGTACGATGTAACCTTACTTGGAAcataattatacattcaaaataatagtaataacatAAAGAAAACTACTTTGCGATAAAACAAAAGCCTATCATAAAGAATCTTGTGCGGACAATGAACCTGACATAAACCTATTATTtaagaataaaatgtaaaaccATGAGATTTTCCAAAAAGAAAGGAACTACTGTATCAGTCGTAACATGGGGTAAAAAAACTATGTAAAGATGACATTCCGGGTGCATTGCGTTTTAGTGATTCATCTACAGGCGAAGAAAAAAGTTGGGAAAGTTTAGAAGAGTCAGGAAGAGCGTATCCCGCTTTCGTATACGTCGCACCCTGATGAGGAATGCGGGAACTatagcaatttttatttctcgtGCGTGGAGCAGTAAAGTGtactaatttattgaaataattacgACACTCGACCCGTTTTTGCACCTTTGTATAATGTGAGTAATC
This region includes:
- the LOC100882915 gene encoding rhodanese domain-containing protein CG4456 isoform X1, whose product is MSNTRQLIMTFNKIQRLPKLFNRFNMHRHISTAFIYNELLTTASCKTYSIPVQSALHFSTSIVVNSNSETMSEGKTSTFNLNYTDILEAQKDDSILIIDVREKEEIDETGKLPGSIHIPMGEVSNTLMNLSEQDFKERFDKKKPSKDTKIILSCRSGKRSGIVQEELQKFGYENAYNYVGGWLDWESNQKV
- the LOC100882803 gene encoding uncharacterized protein LOC100882803, whose translation is MKKNLTMDARRRDREQIGLCGVDRIWGKSPTRIEDSDEDEELSKYKDSIVTRDRKRKHEMKKKKSKKLKKEKKAKKEKKKKRKKKKKKSDSSSDSESEELEWVEKNGVNDKAKVKKGSSSDDSGDESVVGPVQKPHVTLSAKDFGKALLPGEGAAMAAYVAEGKRIPRRGEIGLTSEEIASYESVGYVMSGSRHRRMEAVRIRKENQIYSADEKRALAMFSKEERQKRENLILGQFREMVNQKLAQEQKNK
- the LOC100882915 gene encoding rhodanese domain-containing protein CG4456 isoform X2, with protein sequence MSEGKTSTFNLNYTDILEAQKDDSILIIDVREKEEIDETGKLPGSIHIPMGEVSNTLMNLSEQDFKERFDKKKPSKDTKIILSCRSGKRSGIVQEELQKFGYENAYNYVGGWLDWESNQKV